A single genomic interval of Magnetospirillum sp. 15-1 harbors:
- the coaBC gene encoding bifunctional phosphopantothenoylcysteine decarboxylase/phosphopantothenate--cysteine ligase CoaBC: MLDGRRVLLIISGGIAAYKSLELIRRLKDRGCAVRCVLTKGGANFVTPLAVSALSGDKVYQETFSLTDEAEMGHIRLSREADLVVVAPATANLLAKMAAGIADDLASTALLATDKRVLVAPAMNTMMWEHPATQANLALLESRGVTRIGPGAGDLACGEVGAGRMAEPAEILARIEAMLSDGPLKGVKAVVTSGPTHEAIDPVRFIANRSSGKQGHAIAAALAALGAEVTLVSGPVTIPDPAGVGVVKVESAIQMLNAVRQHLPADVVVCAAAVADWTVANRATEKRKKKVGDPPPTIELTPNPDILMTVSRAEGAARPRLVVGFAAETEKLLEHAADKLARKGCDWIVANDVSEASGTFGGDANTVHVIDGAGTESWPAMGKDEVARKLAERIAKALGKA; this comes from the coding sequence GTGCTGGACGGCAGGCGGGTTCTTCTCATCATCTCGGGCGGTATCGCCGCCTACAAGTCGCTGGAACTGATTCGCCGCCTGAAGGATCGGGGCTGCGCCGTACGCTGCGTCCTGACCAAGGGCGGGGCCAATTTCGTAACGCCGCTGGCCGTATCGGCGCTGTCGGGGGACAAGGTCTATCAGGAGACCTTTTCGCTGACCGACGAGGCCGAGATGGGCCATATCCGCCTGTCGCGCGAGGCCGATCTGGTGGTGGTGGCGCCGGCCACCGCCAACCTGCTGGCCAAGATGGCGGCGGGCATCGCCGATGATCTGGCGTCGACCGCGCTGCTCGCCACCGACAAGCGGGTGCTGGTGGCGCCGGCCATGAACACCATGATGTGGGAGCACCCCGCCACCCAAGCCAATCTGGCCCTGCTGGAATCGCGCGGCGTGACCCGCATCGGCCCCGGCGCCGGCGATCTGGCCTGCGGCGAGGTGGGGGCGGGCCGCATGGCCGAGCCGGCCGAAATCCTGGCGCGCATCGAGGCCATGCTCTCCGACGGTCCCCTGAAGGGGGTCAAGGCCGTCGTCACCAGCGGCCCGACGCACGAGGCCATCGACCCGGTGCGCTTCATCGCCAACCGCTCGTCGGGCAAGCAGGGCCACGCCATCGCCGCCGCCCTGGCCGCCCTGGGCGCCGAGGTCACCCTGGTCAGCGGCCCGGTGACCATTCCCGATCCCGCCGGCGTGGGGGTGGTCAAGGTGGAAAGCGCCATCCAGATGCTGAACGCCGTGCGCCAACATCTGCCCGCCGACGTGGTGGTCTGCGCCGCCGCCGTCGCCGACTGGACAGTGGCCAACCGCGCCACCGAAAAGCGTAAGAAGAAGGTGGGTGATCCACCGCCCACCATCGAGCTGACGCCCAATCCCGACATCCTGATGACGGTGTCCAGGGCAGAGGGGGCGGCGCGGCCCAGGCTGGTGGTGGGCTTTGCCGCCGAGACGGAAAAGCTGCTGGAGCACGCCGCCGACAAGCTGGCGCGCAAGGGCTGCGACTGGATCGTCGCCAACGACGTGTCCGAGGCAAGCGGCACCTTCGGCGGCGATGCCAACACCGTTCATGTGATCGATGGGGCCGGCACCGAATCCTGGCCCGCCATGGGCAAGGACGAGGTGGCCCGCAAACTGGCCGAGCGCATCGCCAAGGCTTTGGGGAAAGCATGA
- a CDS encoding alkaline phosphatase family protein has protein sequence MMRGVAVALALCAATFPALAAPAGLEKINHIVVIYLENRSFDNMFGTFPGADGLDAAKSAPPQVDKAGNPYAALPPILDEKSKEPDPRFPARLANAPFDVGPFVTQTEKHRDLVHRFYQNREQINGGRNDKFAAWSDAGGLVMGYYDTANTRLWALAKEFTLADNFFQAAYGGSFLNHFWLICACTPRYETGPTAIRAQLDADGHLVKDGALTPDGHAVNTIFSFYPPYPPSATDLAKRLPPQTMPNIGDRLSDKKVSWAWYSGGYAAAMAGRNEGNFQYHHQPFVYFASTGEGTAAKAAHLKDETELFKAVARGRLERVVFYKPVGDENQHPGYADVAGGDAKAGRLIDAIRTSPLWKDTAIIVTYDENGGFWDHVAPPAGDAWGPGTRVPALVISPYARRGFVDHTAYDTTSILKLIETRFGLEPLGGRDARANDMTAAFDFRRTAR, from the coding sequence ATGATGCGTGGTGTCGCCGTCGCCCTGGCGCTGTGCGCCGCCACGTTTCCCGCCCTTGCCGCGCCGGCGGGCCTGGAGAAGATCAACCACATCGTGGTGATCTATCTGGAAAATCGCAGCTTCGACAATATGTTCGGCACCTTTCCCGGCGCCGACGGGCTGGACGCCGCCAAGAGCGCGCCGCCGCAGGTGGACAAGGCGGGCAATCCCTACGCCGCCCTGCCCCCCATCCTGGACGAAAAGAGCAAGGAGCCCGACCCGCGCTTTCCCGCCCGGCTGGCCAATGCCCCCTTCGACGTCGGCCCCTTCGTCACCCAGACCGAAAAGCATCGCGACCTCGTCCATCGCTTCTACCAGAACCGGGAGCAGATCAACGGCGGACGCAACGACAAGTTCGCGGCATGGTCCGATGCCGGCGGCCTGGTGATGGGCTATTACGATACCGCCAACACCCGGCTGTGGGCTCTGGCCAAGGAGTTCACCCTGGCCGATAATTTCTTCCAGGCGGCCTATGGCGGCTCGTTCCTGAACCATTTCTGGCTGATCTGCGCCTGCACGCCGCGCTACGAGACCGGACCGACGGCCATCCGCGCCCAGTTGGACGCAGACGGCCATCTGGTCAAGGACGGCGCGCTGACCCCCGACGGCCATGCGGTCAACACCATCTTCTCGTTCTATCCGCCCTATCCGCCCTCGGCCACCGATCTGGCGAAGCGGCTGCCGCCCCAGACCATGCCCAACATCGGCGACCGGTTGAGCGACAAGAAGGTGTCGTGGGCCTGGTATTCCGGCGGCTACGCCGCCGCCATGGCCGGGCGCAACGAAGGCAATTTCCAGTATCACCACCAGCCCTTCGTCTATTTCGCCAGCACCGGCGAGGGCACCGCCGCCAAGGCCGCCCACCTCAAGGACGAGACCGAGCTGTTCAAGGCGGTGGCTCGGGGCCGGCTGGAGAGGGTGGTGTTCTACAAGCCGGTGGGCGACGAGAACCAGCATCCGGGCTATGCCGACGTGGCGGGCGGCGATGCCAAGGCCGGCCGGCTGATCGACGCCATCCGGACCAGCCCGCTGTGGAAGGACACCGCCATCATCGTCACCTACGACGAGAACGGCGGCTTCTGGGATCATGTGGCGCCGCCGGCCGGCGACGCCTGGGGACCGGGCACCCGCGTCCCCGCCCTGGTCATCTCGCCCTATGCCAGGCGCGGATTCGTCGACCACACGGCCTATGACACCACCTCGATCCTCAAGCTGATCGAAACCCGTTTCGGGTTGGAGCCGCTGGGCGGACGCGACGCCCGGGCCAACGACATGACCGCCGCCTTCGACTTCCGGCGGACGGCGCGGTAG
- a CDS encoding Rrf2 family transcriptional regulator, whose protein sequence is MLRPSKKMLFAIEAVLDIAYHAGGEPVQSREITRRQGIPRRYLEQTLQQLVRAGILVGVRGPRGGYRLARERRRISVGEVVRVVRALETAEDPYQDMPASELGKHVIRPMWGDLTEEIMSRLDAISIDELCMRAYKGGIPSEAHQKLDFII, encoded by the coding sequence ATGCTTCGTCCATCGAAGAAAATGCTGTTCGCCATCGAGGCGGTGCTGGACATCGCCTACCACGCCGGCGGCGAGCCGGTGCAGAGCCGCGAGATCACGCGGCGCCAGGGCATTCCGCGGCGCTATCTGGAGCAGACCCTGCAGCAACTGGTCCGCGCCGGTATCCTGGTGGGCGTGCGCGGCCCGCGGGGCGGCTACCGTCTGGCGCGCGAACGCCGCCGCATCTCGGTGGGCGAGGTGGTCCGCGTGGTCCGCGCGCTGGAAACCGCCGAGGACCCCTACCAGGACATGCCCGCCTCGGAACTGGGCAAGCACGTCATCCGTCCCATGTGGGGCGACCTGACCGAGGAGATCATGTCCCGCCTGGACGCCATCTCCATCGACGAGCTGTGCATGCGCGCCTACAAGGGCGGCATTCCCAGCGAGGCGCATCAGAAGTTGGACTTCATCATCTAA
- the moeB gene encoding molybdopterin-synthase adenylyltransferase MoeB codes for MDFTEEQIHRYARHIILPEVGGIGQAKLLGSSALVIGAGGLGSPVILYLAAAGVGTIGVIDDDDVELSNLQRQIIHRTSNVGAAKVNSAAAAVADINPDVKLVPIRARLDKDNAREIFRDFQVIADGSDNFPTRFLVNDAARLEGKTLVSAAILRFDGQLATYRPGGPCYRCIYREAPPEGHVPTCSSAGVLGAIAGTMGAMQATEVIKELLGIGESLSGKLVIYDALSVTFRTVRVPRDPGCPLCGDHPTITDLSSHGSTANVCG; via the coding sequence ATGGACTTCACCGAGGAGCAGATCCACCGCTACGCCCGCCACATCATCCTGCCGGAGGTGGGCGGCATCGGGCAGGCCAAACTCCTCGGGTCCTCCGCCCTGGTGATCGGGGCGGGCGGCCTGGGCTCGCCGGTGATCCTTTATCTCGCCGCCGCCGGTGTGGGAACCATCGGGGTGATCGACGACGACGACGTGGAGCTGTCCAATCTGCAGCGCCAGATCATCCACCGCACCTCCAACGTGGGTGCGGCCAAGGTGAACAGCGCCGCCGCCGCCGTCGCCGACATCAACCCCGACGTCAAGCTGGTGCCCATCCGGGCCCGCCTGGACAAGGACAACGCCCGGGAGATCTTCCGCGACTTCCAGGTGATCGCCGACGGCTCGGACAACTTCCCCACCCGTTTCCTGGTCAACGACGCGGCGCGGCTGGAGGGCAAGACCCTGGTGTCGGCCGCCATCCTGCGCTTCGACGGCCAGTTGGCCACCTACAGGCCGGGCGGCCCCTGCTATCGCTGCATCTACCGCGAGGCCCCGCCCGAGGGCCATGTCCCCACCTGTTCCAGCGCCGGAGTGCTGGGCGCCATCGCCGGCACCATGGGCGCCATGCAGGCCACCGAGGTGATCAAGGAATTGCTGGGCATCGGCGAATCCCTGTCGGGCAAGCTGGTGATCTACGACGCCCTGTCGGTCACCTTCCGCACCGTGCGGGTGCCGCGCGACCCCGGCTGTCCCCTGTGCGGCGACCATCCCACCATCACCGATCTGTCGTCCCATGGGAGCACCGCCAATGTCTGCGGCTGA
- a CDS encoding SH3 domain-containing protein, producing MRKWGATALAALLLCLAPAALAGEASGLPLPRFVSLRSDEVNLRAGPGQRYPIDWIYSRKDLPVEVIAEFEAWRKIRDWQGTEGWLHQSMLSGRRMMVVIGGQRTLRAGDSDSADALALVEPGVLGRLLQCPRNRDFCRVEINQIQGWFKRDEIWGVYKGEWIE from the coding sequence ATGCGTAAATGGGGGGCGACCGCCCTGGCCGCCTTGCTGCTTTGCCTGGCGCCGGCCGCGCTGGCGGGCGAGGCCAGCGGCCTGCCGCTGCCCCGTTTCGTGTCCTTGCGCTCGGACGAGGTCAATCTGCGGGCCGGGCCGGGACAGCGCTATCCCATCGACTGGATATATTCGCGCAAGGACCTGCCGGTGGAGGTGATCGCCGAGTTCGAGGCCTGGCGCAAGATCAGGGACTGGCAGGGCACCGAGGGCTGGCTCCACCAATCCATGCTGTCGGGGCGGCGCATGATGGTGGTGATCGGCGGCCAGCGCACGCTGCGCGCCGGCGATTCCGACAGCGCCGACGCCCTGGCCCTGGTGGAGCCCGGCGTGCTGGGCCGTCTGCTGCAATGCCCGCGCAACCGGGACTTCTGTCGGGTGGAGATCAACCAGATCCAGGGCTGGTTCAAGCGCGACGAGATCTGGGGCGTCTACAAGGGCGAGTGGATCGAATAA
- the cysK gene encoding cysteine synthase A, with product MTTSAPAFRGKIYDSIIDTIGATPLVRFKRMAAEAGAKADILGKLEFFNPLASVKDRIGFAMIEAAEVSGQLKPGGTIIEPTSGNTGIALAFVAAAKGYKLILCMPESMSLERRKMLQLLGAEIVLTPASKGMTGAVRQAEELLASTPGAIMPQQFKNEANPAIHERTTAEEIWNDTDGKVDIIVSGVGTGGTISGIGHVLKKRKPGLKMVAVEPEDSPVLSGGAPGPHKIQGIGAGFIPDILDQGIIDEILQIGNETALATARKAAKLEGIPVGISSGAAIAAALELGSRPENAGKVIVAIIPSFAERYLSTALFDQV from the coding sequence ATGACCACTTCCGCCCCCGCCTTCCGCGGCAAGATCTACGACAGCATCATCGACACCATCGGCGCCACGCCGCTGGTCCGCTTCAAGCGCATGGCCGCCGAAGCCGGCGCCAAGGCCGACATCCTCGGCAAGCTGGAGTTCTTCAATCCCCTGGCCTCGGTCAAGGACCGCATCGGCTTCGCCATGATCGAGGCGGCCGAGGTGTCGGGCCAGTTGAAGCCCGGCGGCACCATCATCGAGCCGACCTCGGGCAATACCGGCATCGCGCTGGCCTTCGTCGCCGCCGCCAAGGGCTACAAGCTGATCCTGTGCATGCCGGAAAGCATGTCGCTGGAGCGCCGCAAGATGCTGCAGCTCCTCGGCGCCGAGATCGTGCTGACCCCCGCCTCCAAGGGCATGACCGGCGCGGTGCGCCAGGCCGAGGAACTGCTGGCCTCCACGCCGGGCGCCATCATGCCGCAGCAGTTCAAGAACGAAGCCAACCCGGCCATCCACGAGCGCACCACCGCCGAGGAAATCTGGAACGACACCGACGGTAAGGTGGACATCATCGTGTCGGGCGTCGGCACCGGCGGCACCATCTCCGGCATCGGCCACGTGCTGAAGAAGCGCAAGCCCGGCCTGAAGATGGTGGCGGTGGAGCCCGAGGACAGCCCGGTGCTGTCGGGCGGCGCCCCCGGCCCCCACAAGATCCAGGGCATCGGCGCCGGCTTCATTCCGGACATCCTGGACCAGGGCATCATCGACGAAATCCTGCAGATCGGCAACGAAACGGCCCTGGCCACCGCCCGCAAGGCGGCCAAGCTGGAAGGCATTCCGGTGGGCATCTCGTCGGGCGCGGCCATCGCCGCCGCCCTGGAACTGGGCTCGCGCCCCGAGAACGCCGGCAAGGTGATCGTCGCCATCATCCCCAGCTTCGCCGAACGCTACCTGTCGACCGCCCTGTTCGATCAGGTGTAG
- a CDS encoding Spy/CpxP family protein refolding chaperone — translation MTRITAITASVAIALGIAALVNVARAADQAVPAPQTANFERMTRHCGDMDARMAAHMAYSEVKLKLTEAQKADFKRLTETMKEASAPMRKLCEDRADPAKLTTLPERMGRMQRQAEARTEALRKVVPAMTAFYSTLSLEQQKIADDLMPGAGGKGGFGRGHGHGHGMMHH, via the coding sequence ATGACCCGCATCACCGCCATCACCGCCTCCGTCGCCATCGCGCTGGGCATCGCCGCCCTGGTGAACGTGGCCCGCGCCGCCGATCAGGCCGTTCCCGCCCCGCAAACCGCCAATTTCGAGCGCATGACCCGCCATTGCGGCGACATGGACGCCCGCATGGCCGCCCACATGGCCTATTCCGAGGTCAAGCTGAAGCTGACCGAGGCCCAGAAGGCGGATTTCAAGCGCCTGACCGAGACCATGAAGGAGGCCTCGGCCCCCATGCGCAAGCTGTGCGAGGACAGGGCCGATCCGGCCAAGCTCACCACCCTGCCCGAGCGCATGGGCCGCATGCAGCGGCAGGCCGAGGCCCGCACCGAAGCCCTGCGCAAGGTGGTGCCGGCCATGACCGCCTTCTATTCGACCCTTTCCCTGGAGCAGCAGAAGATCGCCGACGACCTGATGCCCGGCGCTGGCGGCAAGGGCGGCTTCGGCCGCGGCCATGGTCATGGCCACGGCATGATGCATCACTGA
- the groL gene encoding chaperonin GroEL (60 kDa chaperone family; promotes refolding of misfolded polypeptides especially under stressful conditions; forms two stacked rings of heptamers to form a barrel-shaped 14mer; ends can be capped by GroES; misfolded proteins enter the barrel where they are refolded when GroES binds), whose protein sequence is MAAKEVKFSTDARTRMLRGVDILADAVKVTLGPKGRNVVIEKSFGAPRITKDGVTVAKEIELADKFENMGAQMVREVASKTADLAGDGTTTATVLAQAIVREGVKAVAAGLNPMDLKRGVDLAVAAVVADVKSRSRKVATNAEIAQVGTISANGEKEIGDMIAKAMEKVGNEGVITVEEAKGLDTELDVVEGMQFDRGYTSPYFVTNAEKMTVELDNPYILLHEKKLSGLQPLLPVLEQVVQSGRPLVIIAEDIEGEALATLVVNKLRGGLKVAAVKAPGFGDRRKAMLEDIAILTGGQVISEDLGIKLESVNLEMLGTSKRITITKEDTTIVDGSGKKGDIDARCKQIRAQIEETTSDYDREKLQERLAKLAGGVAVIKVGGGSEIEVKERKDRVDDALHATRAAVEEGIVPGGGVALLHAVKALEGLKSGNPDQEVGIGIVRRALQAPVRQIAENAGHDGAVVAGKIGESKDLAFGFDAQTGVYTDMIKAGIIDPTKVVRTALQDAASVAGLLITTEAMIAERPKKDVGGMPGGDMGGMGGMGGMGGMDF, encoded by the coding sequence ATGGCTGCCAAGGAAGTCAAGTTCTCCACCGACGCCCGCACCCGCATGCTGCGCGGCGTCGACATTCTCGCCGACGCGGTGAAGGTCACCCTGGGCCCCAAGGGCCGCAACGTGGTGATCGAGAAGTCGTTCGGCGCGCCCCGCATCACCAAGGACGGCGTCACCGTCGCCAAGGAGATCGAGCTGGCCGACAAGTTCGAGAACATGGGCGCCCAGATGGTGCGCGAAGTGGCCTCGAAGACCGCCGATCTGGCCGGTGACGGCACCACCACCGCCACCGTGCTGGCCCAGGCCATCGTCCGCGAGGGCGTCAAGGCCGTGGCCGCCGGCCTCAACCCCATGGACCTGAAGCGCGGCGTCGATCTCGCCGTGGCCGCCGTGGTCGCCGACGTCAAGTCGCGTTCGCGCAAGGTCGCCACCAATGCCGAGATCGCCCAGGTCGGCACCATCTCCGCCAACGGCGAGAAGGAAATCGGCGACATGATCGCCAAGGCCATGGAAAAGGTCGGCAACGAGGGTGTCATCACCGTCGAGGAAGCCAAGGGCCTGGACACCGAGCTGGACGTGGTCGAGGGCATGCAGTTCGACCGTGGCTACACCAGCCCGTACTTCGTGACCAACGCCGAGAAGATGACCGTCGAGCTGGATAACCCCTACATCCTGCTGCACGAGAAGAAGCTCAGCGGCCTGCAGCCCCTGCTGCCGGTGCTCGAGCAGGTGGTCCAGTCGGGCCGTCCGCTGGTGATCATCGCCGAGGACATCGAGGGCGAGGCCCTGGCCACCCTGGTGGTCAACAAGCTGCGCGGCGGCCTGAAGGTCGCGGCCGTGAAGGCTCCGGGCTTCGGCGATCGCCGCAAGGCCATGCTGGAAGACATCGCCATCCTGACCGGTGGCCAGGTGATCAGCGAAGACCTGGGCATCAAGCTCGAAAGCGTCAACCTGGAGATGCTGGGCACGTCCAAGCGCATCACCATCACCAAGGAAGACACCACCATCGTCGACGGCTCGGGCAAGAAGGGCGACATCGACGCCCGCTGCAAGCAGATCCGTGCGCAGATCGAGGAGACCACCTCGGACTACGACCGTGAGAAGCTGCAGGAGCGTCTGGCCAAGCTGGCCGGCGGCGTGGCCGTCATCAAGGTCGGCGGCGGCTCCGAGATCGAGGTGAAGGAGCGCAAGGATCGCGTCGACGACGCCCTGCACGCCACCCGCGCCGCGGTCGAGGAAGGCATCGTCCCGGGCGGCGGCGTCGCCCTGCTGCATGCCGTCAAGGCCCTGGAAGGCCTGAAGTCCGGCAATCCGGATCAGGAAGTCGGCATCGGCATCGTGCGTCGCGCCCTGCAGGCTCCCGTGCGTCAGATCGCCGAGAACGCCGGCCATGACGGCGCCGTGGTTGCCGGCAAGATCGGCGAGTCCAAGGATCTGGCCTTCGGCTTCGACGCCCAGACCGGCGTCTACACCGACATGATCAAGGCCGGCATCATCGACCCGACCAAGGTCGTGCGTACCGCCCTGCAGGACGCCGCTTCCGTGGCCGGCCTGCTGATCACCACCGAAGCCATGATCGCCGAGCGTCCCAAGAAGGACGTGGGCGGCATGCCCGGCGGCGACATGGGCGGCATGGGCGGCATGGGTGGCATGGGCGGCATGGACTTCTAA
- a CDS encoding diheme cytochrome c has product MMKRIILAAVFSLSALPALADHVRPVTDPETLKACGECHMAFQPAFLPARSWTRMMGQLSDHFGDNAGMASDKAERIRQVLVAGAADTGGGKAGRKALRGIALSETPLRITETPRFIAKHERISEREWKRPEVMTRSNCVACHRGAETGSYEDE; this is encoded by the coding sequence ATGATGAAGCGGATCATCCTCGCGGCGGTGTTCAGCCTGTCCGCCCTTCCCGCCCTGGCCGACCATGTCCGCCCGGTGACCGATCCCGAAACCCTCAAGGCCTGCGGCGAGTGCCACATGGCCTTCCAGCCCGCCTTCCTGCCGGCCCGCTCGTGGACCCGCATGATGGGCCAGCTGTCCGACCATTTCGGCGACAACGCCGGCATGGCGTCCGACAAGGCCGAACGTATCCGCCAGGTGCTGGTGGCGGGCGCCGCCGATACGGGCGGCGGCAAGGCGGGGCGCAAGGCGCTGCGCGGCATCGCCCTGTCCGAGACGCCGCTGCGCATCACCGAGACGCCGCGCTTCATCGCCAAGCACGAGCGCATCTCCGAGCGGGAATGGAAGCGGCCCGAGGTGATGACCCGGTCCAATTGCGTGGCCTGCCATCGGGGCGCGGAAACCGGTTCCTACGAGGATGAGTGA
- the dut gene encoding dUTP diphosphatase, whose product MTEILIRRLEHAAELPLPAYETAHAAGMDLMACIPADMELAPGKRALIPTGFAIALPEGFEAQVRPRSGLAAKHGITVLNAPGTIDADYRGEIGVILINLGETAFAISRGMRIAQMVIAPVSRAQWREAESLDDTQRGTGGFGSTGTGRKG is encoded by the coding sequence ATGACCGAGATTTTGATTCGACGCCTGGAGCACGCCGCCGAGCTGCCCCTGCCCGCCTACGAGACCGCCCATGCGGCCGGCATGGACCTGATGGCCTGCATTCCCGCCGATATGGAGCTTGCGCCCGGCAAGCGCGCCCTGATCCCCACCGGCTTCGCCATCGCCCTGCCCGAAGGCTTCGAGGCCCAGGTGCGGCCGCGTTCGGGACTGGCCGCCAAGCACGGCATCACGGTGCTCAACGCGCCGGGCACCATCGACGCCGATTATCGCGGCGAGATCGGCGTCATCCTGATCAATCTGGGCGAGACCGCCTTCGCCATCAGCCGCGGCATGCGCATCGCCCAGATGGTGATCGCGCCGGTGTCGCGGGCCCAGTGGCGCGAGGCGGAAAGCCTGGACGACACCCAAAGGGGGACCGGGGGCTTCGGCTCGACCGGCACGGGAAGGAAGGGCTGA
- a CDS encoding D-glycerate dehydrogenase, with product MPHKKPVVVVSRKLPDAIETRMMELFDTRLNVDDHPMTKAELIEAVKIADVLVPTVTDRIDAGVLSQAGPNLKLVANFGTGVDHIDLATARQRGIIITNTPGVLTEDTADMAMALILSVPRRIAEGERLIRSGDWKGWSPTFMLGHRIWGKRLGIIGMGRIGQAVARRAKAFGMSIHYHNRKRVHPDIETELEATYWESLDQMLARMDVITVHCPHTPATFHLLSARRLELLPKHAYVVNTARGEIVDENALTRMLIRGDLAGAGLDVFEHEPAVNPKLLALDNVVLLPHLGSATIESRIDMGEKVLINIKTFADGHQPPDRVLASMF from the coding sequence ATGCCGCACAAGAAGCCCGTCGTCGTGGTCAGCCGCAAGCTGCCCGACGCCATCGAAACCCGGATGATGGAACTGTTCGACACCCGCTTGAACGTCGACGATCATCCCATGACCAAGGCCGAGCTGATCGAGGCCGTCAAGATCGCCGACGTGCTGGTCCCCACCGTCACCGACCGCATCGATGCGGGCGTCCTATCCCAGGCCGGCCCCAATCTGAAGCTGGTGGCCAATTTCGGGACCGGCGTCGATCACATCGATCTGGCCACCGCCCGCCAGCGGGGCATCATCATCACCAACACTCCCGGCGTGCTGACCGAGGATACCGCCGACATGGCCATGGCGCTGATCCTGTCGGTGCCGCGCCGCATCGCCGAGGGCGAGCGCCTGATCCGCTCCGGCGACTGGAAGGGCTGGAGCCCGACCTTCATGCTGGGCCACCGCATCTGGGGCAAGCGTCTGGGCATCATCGGCATGGGCCGCATCGGCCAGGCGGTGGCGCGTCGCGCCAAGGCCTTCGGCATGTCCATCCACTACCACAACAGGAAGCGCGTCCATCCCGACATCGAGACCGAGCTGGAAGCCACCTATTGGGAAAGCCTGGACCAGATGCTGGCCCGCATGGACGTGATCACCGTCCACTGCCCGCACACCCCGGCCACCTTCCACCTGCTGTCGGCCCGGCGCCTGGAACTGCTGCCCAAGCACGCCTACGTGGTCAACACGGCGCGTGGCGAGATCGTCGACGAGAACGCGCTGACCCGCATGCTGATCCGTGGCGATCTGGCCGGCGCCGGCCTCGACGTGTTCGAGCACGAGCCGGCGGTGAACCCCAAGCTGCTGGCCCTGGACAACGTGGTGCTGCTGCCCCATCTGGGCTCGGCGACCATCGAAAGCCGCATCGACATGGGCGAGAAGGTGCTGATCAACATCAAGACCTTCGCCGACGGCCACCAGCCGCCGGACCGCGTCCTGGCCTCGATGTTCTAG
- a CDS encoding DsrE/DsrF/DrsH-like family protein, producing the protein MSAAEGRGGPDKLSIVVFSGDFDRIHYALVMAAAAVASNTPVTLFFTMWAGRALEAPLADGSAAWTRLKCSDGGSAKAMDDGFKAKGVGSFEELLEACVALGVTVMVCEMGLKALGMDPESLRPDVPVARGGVVTFLADASKTGGMLFI; encoded by the coding sequence ATGTCTGCGGCTGAAGGCCGCGGCGGGCCGGACAAGCTGTCCATCGTGGTGTTCTCGGGCGATTTCGACCGTATCCACTATGCCCTGGTGATGGCTGCGGCAGCGGTGGCCTCCAACACGCCGGTCACCCTGTTCTTCACCATGTGGGCCGGCCGCGCCCTGGAAGCCCCGCTCGCCGACGGCTCCGCCGCCTGGACCCGGCTGAAATGCTCCGACGGCGGCTCGGCCAAGGCCATGGACGACGGCTTCAAGGCCAAGGGCGTGGGCAGCTTCGAGGAATTGCTGGAGGCCTGCGTGGCGCTGGGCGTCACCGTCATGGTCTGCGAGATGGGTCTGAAGGCGCTGGGCATGGACCCCGAATCCCTGCGTCCCGACGTGCCGGTCGCCAGGGGCGGCGTGGTCACCTTCCTGGCCGACGCCTCCAAGACCGGCGGGATGCTGTTCATCTAA